CGCGATCGTCGCTCTTGCGGGAGTTTTTGTAAACTTCTCGACTTCGTTTTTATTTCACAAAAGTAAAGACAAGGATTTAAACATGAAAGGAGCCTATCTGCACCTGCTCGCAGACGGATTGGTTTCTTTGGGAGTGATCGGTTCCGGTTTGTTGATTCAATGGAAAGGAATCTATTGGATCGATCCTGTGACCGGTCTTATCATCGGTTTGATCATCGTCTACGGAAACATCCCGCTCTTTAAGGAAAGTCTTCGATTGAGTTTGGATTCCACTCCCGACACAATTCATTCCGAAACGGTTGAAAAAAAACTCAAAGCCATCGACGGAGTATTAAATATTCATCATGTTCATATCTGGCCTTTGAGCACGACAGAAAATGCGCTGACCGCCCATCTCGTCTTAAAAAACGATCTTTCTTCGGATCGAAGACGAAGTATCAAATCGGAAGCGCGAACAATTTTAAAAGAACTTCAAATCGCGCACGTAACCTTGGAAACCGAGGAAGAAAGGGAGAATTGCAATCAGATCGATTGCAAATGACTCGGTCTTCCGATCCGATTTACAAAGATTACGGCTTTATAATATATATTCTATTCTTCTTGCTCTTGTTTTCCGCTCATTCGTTTCAACATAGAATCTTGTAAAATCAACATACTCGTAGTGGAAGTCGCGATGAGTTTCTTTTTCGGATTGCGAACTTCAGCAAGCATGGTCAACATCGCAGGAGACTTAGCGACAACCCTGGCTTCGATTTCGATATATTCGTCTCGCGGTGCAAACGATCTAAAAAATTGAGTGGAAAGATCGGTGGTAACACAGGGCCTTTTTGCGGTGATATAGGAAAGCGGTCCGAACGTGTTATCCAAAGCCGTGCAGAGCATTCCGCCTTGAAACATACCGATCGGATTCGCAAAACGCGCGTCATACGGGAAACGAACCAGAATTCTTTTCGATTCGATTTCCAAAAATTCTCCTTTCATTTCTTTAAAAGACTTCGGCGGAACTTCAAGGCTGATCCCGAATTCCTTTGCCATTTTTGCGGACATTCTATTGAGTTCTTCGTTAACTTTTGTAATCGTATCAGTGGCCGGCATTTTTATGCTCCTTAATTTGAATCATCGATTTGAGACTTTTGATTATCCTAGGAAAATATTCCCTATCTTTACGAATTCTTGCGATTTGCATCGCACCTTGAATCGCGGACATAAACAAGTCCGCGGTTTCCTTAGAATGTAACGGAAGAATAAAGGATCCGTCTTTGACACCGTCGTTTAGAGTTTGAATTAGAAAATCTCGATGCTGATTGTGAAGGACCAAAGCTTTGTCCCTGATCGGTTGTGTGAGAACGTGATATTCGCTACCAACAACGCCGAAAGGACAGATCTTTTCATTTTCCCCTGTATAAGCCTCGTAGAGTTTAAACAGTCCAAATAAACGAACTCTCGGAGGTCTTCCTTTTAGATTTTCCGTATATTCTTCAAAATCCTTGTAAAAGATTTCCAGAAGTTCCAAACCCAATTCTTCTTTCGAAGAATAGTGATAATGAATACTGGACTTCTTAATCCCCAAATCATCCGCTATGTTTTGAAAGCTGAATGACTGAAATCCAACGCTCTGAAAGTAATCCCTGGCGAGATTTACGATCTTTTCGCTTGTATCTCCGACGAGTTTCATTCTAATCTCAAACCTACCTACCAGTAGGTAGGCAGTCAAGAATTTTATACTCAAATACCGTTGAAATTTTCTTCCAAGGAAGGTGAAACTTCGTTGTGGAAATTGATTTTTTTTTCAGTCTAAAAGAGCGCCGAAGGCCTGACGAATTCGAAATTATTTTCCACTTCGCTTAATCAAAATCGGATTAACGGAAATTAGAATTCGTTCCCATCTAAGAATCCGATTCCCTCACGCTTCGAATTTTGATTTTTAAGAGAGTAGAAAAAGTCAGCCAAATTATTTGGAACTCTTGACTGGAATAGTAGCTCTTGATAATATTAAACCGCTTGAGTTCTCGGCTTAGAAGAATGTAAAGAAAACATAGACTAACGACTGTTTTCAAACGTTTCCGATCTTCTAATAAGAACTTTAAATAAATACAATTTTATTAGAATGTTCTATCGTTTCACAAAATCAAAAATCATGGTAAGGATCCGTTTCGTTCTATTCCTTATAATTTTAGGATTCGCTTCGCCTAATTCGCTTTATTCGAATCCTCAAACTGAAATCTGCGAGTTCGGAAAAATCGAATTTGCAACCGATCCAAATCCTAACAACTCGATCCCTTTGAAACCAAAGACTGATCTCCCTTATTCGGAACTCAAAAAACCGTTTTTAAAATTCGGGTTTATAAAAGAGGCAGTTTGGGTAAGATTTAGCATCAAAGAATATCCGCGATCGAGATGTTTTTTAAGAATTCCTCAAGTCACCTTAGACGCGGCGTCGGTATTCTCCAATTCCACGATTCAAATTTCAGGAGATCGATTTCCTTATCCGGAAAGATCCGTGGACGATTACTATCCCGTTTTTCACTTGGAACCTTTGGAAGATAGCAACGCGGAAAATATTTATTATCTCTGGGTCCAGACTTCTTCCATTATCAACTTTCCTTTGCTTTTAGAATCCGGAGTGGAATATGAAAAAGGAAGCTATTATAGAAATCTAAGTATTCTTTTCACGTTGGTGCTCAGTCTTTTTATCTCCTTACTCACCGGATTTGTTTATCGTCAGACCTTAGATCCGATCTATTTGAATATCGTCGGATTTTTGATTTTTGTTTCTCTCGAAGGCTGGGCCTGTTTTGCAAGCGGCTACAAATATCTCTGGCCTATGTTTCCGGAATTTCAAAATATAACACCTCCTCTTTTTGCGTTACTCGCTCTTGGGTGCTCGGTGCATTTTATGTATCAGTTTCTTTCAGCGACCTCGCTTCCAAAAATCTTCCTAAGAATGTTATTGGGAGGATCTTTTATCGTTCTATTTTTAGCGATCTATACTTCTTTTCTTTCTTATCGTCCGCTCGCGGTTCGAATCTTTGCTTGGACTTATATCGTTGCCTGCACTCTGATCATCATCTCTACTATTTTAGTATTTGCCTCGTTTCGACCGGCGAGAAAGATCACGCTCTGTATGATTCCGATTGTGGGGAGCGTAATGATTACACTTCTTTACTATTTGGACGTAATTCCTTATAACGAATACGCGGTTCACGCCTACGTTCTTGCGCTTCCAACGGTATATGTCGTTGTGATGATCAGCTTATCGGATCGTGAAAAGTTCGTTAGAAGAAAGTCCTTAAGCCGGGCTTATGACATACAACAGTTGCAGGAAAAACTAAGAAAGCCCGATCGGATCGCGGATCCCGATTCTAAAAACAAGGCCCCTTCTCTTCAATTCAGCTTGGATCATCTATTTAAAGTGGAAAGAATATTTAAGAATCCGGAACTAACAAAGGAAGACTTGGCGAGTATTTTGAGAATCACACCTTTCGATCTCGAACAATTCATTCAAGAATCCACACAACTTCCTTCTTTCGAAAGTTATACGAATCAATACCGAGTGGAAGAGGCAAAATATCTCTTAAAAACGAGAAAGGATCTAAAACACCTGGATGTAGCCAGGAGATCCGGATTTAT
This is a stretch of genomic DNA from Leptospira tipperaryensis. It encodes these proteins:
- a CDS encoding cation diffusion facilitator family transporter, which codes for MGHHHSHHHSHDHSHHAHDHHQSSSKALMIAMTFNLLYAAIEAGIGLWSGSLALLSDAGHNLMDVSSLFLAWIAIKLQQRAPSPGFTYGLKKSSILVSLLNSILLFGTFAFIVYESIEKLSRPNPVSGGMIAIVALAGVFVNFSTSFLFHKSKDKDLNMKGAYLHLLADGLVSLGVIGSGLLIQWKGIYWIDPVTGLIIGLIIVYGNIPLFKESLRLSLDSTPDTIHSETVEKKLKAIDGVLNIHHVHIWPLSTTENALTAHLVLKNDLSSDRRRSIKSEARTILKELQIAHVTLETEEERENCNQIDCK
- a CDS encoding PaaI family thioesterase; this translates as MPATDTITKVNEELNRMSAKMAKEFGISLEVPPKSFKEMKGEFLEIESKRILVRFPYDARFANPIGMFQGGMLCTALDNTFGPLSYITAKRPCVTTDLSTQFFRSFAPRDEYIEIEARVVAKSPAMLTMLAEVRNPKKKLIATSTTSMLILQDSMLKRMSGKQEQEE
- a CDS encoding TetR/AcrR family transcriptional regulator; the encoded protein is MKLVGDTSEKIVNLARDYFQSVGFQSFSFQNIADDLGIKKSSIHYHYSSKEELGLELLEIFYKDFEEYTENLKGRPPRVRLFGLFKLYEAYTGENEKICPFGVVGSEYHVLTQPIRDKALVLHNQHRDFLIQTLNDGVKDGSFILPLHSKETADLFMSAIQGAMQIARIRKDREYFPRIIKSLKSMIQIKEHKNAGH
- a CDS encoding 7TM diverse intracellular signaling domain-containing protein, giving the protein MFYRFTKSKIMVRIRFVLFLIILGFASPNSLYSNPQTEICEFGKIEFATDPNPNNSIPLKPKTDLPYSELKKPFLKFGFIKEAVWVRFSIKEYPRSRCFLRIPQVTLDAASVFSNSTIQISGDRFPYPERSVDDYYPVFHLEPLEDSNAENIYYLWVQTSSIINFPLLLESGVEYEKGSYYRNLSILFTLVLSLFISLLTGFVYRQTLDPIYLNIVGFLIFVSLEGWACFASGYKYLWPMFPEFQNITPPLFALLALGCSVHFMYQFLSATSLPKIFLRMLLGGSFIVLFLAIYTSFLSYRPLAVRIFAWTYIVACTLIIISTILVFASFRPARKITLCMIPIVGSVMITLLYYLDVIPYNEYAVHAYVLALPTVYVVVMISLSDREKFVRRKSLSRAYDIQQLQEKLRKPDRIADPDSKNKAPSLQFSLDHLFKVERIFKNPELTKEDLASILRITPFDLEQFIQESTQLPSFESYTNQYRVEEAKYLLKTRKDLKHLDVARRSGFISAREMEKYFKTFTGMTPSEFKLMIDPESI